The Pygocentrus nattereri isolate fPygNat1 chromosome 1, fPygNat1.pri, whole genome shotgun sequence genome window below encodes:
- the ldhba gene encoding L-lactate dehydrogenase B-A chain, with amino-acid sequence MASVMEKLITPLATAPELPTNKVTVVGVGQVGMACAVSILLRDLCDELALVDVIEDKLKGEMMDLQHGSLFLKTHKIVADKDYSVTANSRIVVVTAGVRQQEGESRLNLVQRNVNIFKHIIPQIVKYSPNCTLVVVSNPVDVLTYVTWKLSGLPKHRVIGSGTNLDSARFRYIMAEKLGIHATSFNGYILGEHGDSSVPVWSGANVAGVSLQKLNPAIGTDQDSENWKDAHKMVVDSAYEVIKLKGYTNWAIGLSVADLTESLVRNLSRVHPVSTMVKGMYGINDEVYLSLPCVLNSSGVASVVNMTLTDQEVAQLKKSADTLWSIQKDLKDL; translated from the exons ATGGCTTCAGTCATGGAGAAACTCATCACTCCTCTGGCCACTGCCCCCGAACTGCCCACCAACAAGGTGACCGTGGTGGGAGTGGGACAGGTGGGCATGGCCTGCGCTGTCAGCATCCTTCTCAGG gACCTTTGCGATGAGCTTGCCTTGGTTGATGTGATTGAGGACAAGCTGAAGGGAGAGATGATGGACCTGCAGCACGGCAGCCTCTTCCTGAAGACGCACAAGATCGTGGCTGACAAGG ACTATTCTGTGACTGCTAACTCGCGCATTGTGGTGGTAACTGCTGGCGTGCGTCAGCAGGAAGGAGAGAGCCGACTCAACCTGGTGCAGAGGAACGTCAACATCTTCAAGCACATCATCCCTCAGATTGTCAAATACAGCCCCAACTGCACCCTCGTTGTGGTGTCCAACCCAG TGGACGTCCTGACCTACGTGACCTGGAAGCTGAGCGGTCTGCCCAAGCACCGCGTCATCGGCAGCGGCACCAACCTGGACTCTGCTCGCTTCCGCTACATCATGGCTGAGAAGCTGGGCATCCACGCCACCAGCTTCAATGGCTACATCCTGGGAGAACATGGAGACTCCAGCG TGCCTGTGTGGAGCGGCGCCAATGTCGCCGGAGTGAGCCTGCAGAAGCTCAACCCTGCCATCGGCACCGATCAGGACAGCGAGAACTGGAAGGATGCTCACAAGATGGTGGTGGACAG TGCTTATGAGGTGATCAAGCTGAAGGGATACACCAACTGGGCCATTGGACTGAGTGTGGCTGATCTGACTGAAAGTCTAGTGAGGAACTTGAGCAGAGTCCACCCCGTCTCCACCATGGTGAAG GGTATGTACGGCATCAATGATGAGGTTTACCTGAGCCTGCCTTGCGTGCTGAACAGCAGCGGAGTGGCCAGCGTGGTCAACATGACCCTGACCGACCAGGAGGTGGCCCAGCTCAAGAAGAGTGCTGATACCCTCTGGAGCATTCAGAAAGACCTGAAAGACCTGTAA